The following coding sequences are from one Fibrobacter sp. UWH6 window:
- a CDS encoding segregation/condensation protein A, with protein sequence MEQEFLEQEDYEVRIGAFNGPMDLLVYLVQKKEVPLEQISIAEIADQFLKWVNVYSESTSMDLSKAGDFLSMASRLMALKVQELLPAEERDPEMEAEYNEDREALMKEMLEYQRFKQVASGLQEMEGNNFGTYSRGRLEKTQSDEDTLADANIWQLFRAYQKSLKTKISETIHHIELDYVTIQDRQQAINNYLSVNGRALFEDLLDNDSHPIVAAVTFMAMLEMIKTDEIVFRQSELFGPIWIYRKKNNADYADEMARETVFFSKDPDVKPGLVEAIRNQALARSQEQSVGDLAAVMREAVQWTNNGRSVSDEDLTAMLEGKVDMSDVQENPFAEMMKADEAAEQAMNGTPQEGTAQAAEAAENAQAAEMVSEPAEPAQAANESIEEPVVERLAEFADDESTETAASEDLGDEFEDGELEDDFEDGDEFETAEDEEDDAPVVVVTSADDDEEEPAEEPVVASAAEQPDATIAMTEQPAASSDPSQMSDEEFAEFMRKAQEFYNNGGQGEAPAMPMPKPTQAPAEPAVKPVEERPVSETPAAPVAPAPAPADEKEDEDEGPIFAGNEMTDAEYIAYLTRSAKNFGKK encoded by the coding sequence ATGGAACAGGAATTTTTGGAACAGGAAGATTACGAAGTCCGCATTGGAGCCTTCAACGGCCCCATGGACCTTCTGGTGTACCTTGTCCAGAAGAAGGAAGTTCCCCTGGAACAGATTTCCATTGCGGAAATTGCCGACCAGTTCTTGAAATGGGTGAACGTCTATAGCGAATCCACCAGCATGGACCTTTCCAAGGCAGGCGACTTTTTGTCGATGGCCAGCCGACTGATGGCGCTGAAGGTGCAGGAACTTTTGCCTGCCGAAGAACGCGACCCCGAAATGGAAGCGGAATACAACGAAGACCGCGAAGCCCTCATGAAGGAAATGCTGGAATACCAGCGATTCAAGCAGGTGGCCAGCGGCCTCCAGGAAATGGAAGGCAACAACTTCGGTACTTATTCCCGCGGCCGTCTCGAAAAGACCCAGTCCGACGAAGACACCCTGGCCGACGCCAACATCTGGCAGCTTTTCCGCGCCTATCAGAAGAGTCTGAAGACCAAGATTTCCGAGACTATCCACCACATCGAACTGGATTACGTCACCATTCAGGACCGTCAGCAGGCAATCAACAATTACCTGAGCGTCAATGGTCGCGCCCTGTTCGAAGACCTGCTGGACAACGACTCCCACCCCATCGTGGCAGCCGTTACCTTCATGGCTATGCTGGAGATGATCAAGACCGACGAAATCGTCTTTAGACAGAGCGAACTTTTTGGACCGATCTGGATTTACCGCAAGAAGAACAATGCTGATTATGCCGACGAAATGGCTCGCGAGACCGTGTTCTTCAGCAAGGATCCCGACGTCAAGCCCGGCCTTGTGGAAGCCATCCGTAACCAGGCATTGGCCCGCTCCCAGGAACAGTCTGTGGGAGACTTGGCCGCTGTCATGCGCGAAGCGGTGCAGTGGACCAACAACGGCCGCAGCGTTTCTGACGAAGACTTGACCGCCATGCTGGAAGGCAAGGTGGATATGTCCGACGTGCAGGAAAATCCCTTCGCCGAAATGATGAAGGCAGACGAAGCCGCCGAACAGGCCATGAACGGCACGCCGCAGGAAGGTACAGCACAGGCTGCAGAAGCCGCAGAAAATGCACAGGCTGCGGAAATGGTTAGCGAGCCCGCAGAACCGGCACAAGCCGCCAACGAGTCCATCGAAGAACCGGTCGTTGAACGTCTCGCAGAATTCGCAGACGACGAGTCCACCGAAACTGCCGCAAGCGAAGACCTTGGCGACGAGTTTGAAGATGGCGAGCTTGAAGATGATTTTGAAGACGGCGATGAATTCGAAACCGCAGAAGATGAAGAGGATGACGCCCCCGTCGTCGTAGTCACTTCCGCCGACGATGACGAAGAAGAGCCTGCAGAAGAGCCTGTTGTCGCCAGTGCAGCGGAACAACCCGACGCAACCATCGCAATGACAGAACAGCCTGCCGCAAGCAGCGATCCGTCCCAGATGTCCGACGAGGAATTCGCCGAGTTCATGCGCAAGGCCCAGGAATTCTACAACAACGGCGGTCAGGGCGAAGCCCCGGCAATGCCCATGCCAAAGCCTACCCAGGCCCCCGCCGAACCCGCCGTCAAGCCTGTCGAGGAGCGCCCGGTTTCTGAGACGCCCGCAGCACCTGTCGCACCGGCCCCGGCACCCGCAGACGAAAAAGAAGATGAGGACGAGGGCCCCATCTTCGCTGGCAACGAAATGACCGATGCTGAATATATCGCCTACCTTACCCGCAGTGCCAAGAACTTCGGCAAGAAATAA